In one window of Helianthus annuus cultivar XRQ/B chromosome 17, HanXRQr2.0-SUNRISE, whole genome shotgun sequence DNA:
- the LOC110925430 gene encoding protein TonB-like, producing MSAAPSPPHDFELDLELDFVPDDQPDAAPADPKSILAPAPLPDHEPIPFGILDIAPLIPDPVPAHVDPPVIEPLFPSPAPAPADVAPFHPVESDVHRIDLPIVFLQDIPVLRPGEESWSLSQYPSLTVSLSVYFCSPHSSPPPFARPSAPLTPFPEFGARFLTVEQQQQVTYISGLFQDVALSRWNLRVQIMGEAAAYALTWDELKELMRKEYCSQMEI from the exons ATGTCAGCTGCACCATCTCCTCCTCACGACTTTGAGCTTGATCTTGAGCTAGACTTTGTTCCTGATGATCAGCCCGATGCTGCACCTGCTGATCCTAAGTCGATACTTGCTCCTGCGCCTTTACCTGATCATGAACCTATTCCTTTTGGCATACTCGATATTGCACCCCTCATACCTGATCCAGTTCCTGCACATGTTGATCCTCCTGTTATTGAGCCATTATTTCCCTCACCTGCACCCGCACCGGCTGATGTTGCTCCTTTTCACCCTGTAGAGTCTGATGTACATCGTATTGACTTACCTATCGTTTTCTTACAGGACATCCCTGTACTCCGTCCAGGAGAAG AGTCTTGGAGCTTGAGTCAATACCCGTCCCTTACCGTGTCGTTGTCAGTCTACTTCTGTTCACCTCATTCATCACCGCCTCCTTTTGCACGTCCATCTGCTCCTCTTACTCCTTTCCCAGAGTTTGGTGCTCGATTCCTCACCGTCGAGCAGCAG CAACAAGTCACATACATTTCTGGATTGTTTCAAGATGTGGCGCTGTCACGATGGAACCTTCGGGTTCAGAtaatgggcgaggctgctgcgtatgctttgacatgggatgagttgaaagaATTGATGCGTAAGGAGTATTGTTCCCAGATGGAGATCTAG
- the LOC118488940 gene encoding uncharacterized protein LOC118488940 has translation MSSSPIHPAVTVNNTKNFIPLILDSQTEHYNTWAELFILHCKAYDVFDHLQPRVTATSSSTEKDSSDKEKDKTPVTKHPYLESWERIDSIVLQWIYGTISQDLMHTIMITDTTAYDAWCRLKNLFLDNQAARTITIQNKIFNTRLELFPTMAEYCQHMKLLHDQLTSLGPPSLKTNLSNRFSPG, from the coding sequence ATGTCTTCTTCACCTATTCACCCTGCGGTCACCGTAAACAACACCAAAAACTTCATCCCTTTGATCCTTGACAGTCAAACCGAACACTACAACACATGGGCCGAGTTGTTCATCCTTCACTGCAAAGCTTACGATGTCTTTGATCACTTACAACCCCGTGTCACCGCCACCTCTTCCTCCACTGAAAAAGACTCATCAGACAAGGAAAAGGATAAAACACCGGTCACCAAACATCCCTATCTTGAGTCATGGGAACGGATAGATTCCATTGTTCTCCAATGGATCTATGGTACCATCTCTCAAGATCTCATGCACACCATCATGATCACCGACACCACCGCCTACGACGCATGGTGTCGACTCAAAAACCTTTTCCTTGACAACCAAGCCGCTCGTACCATCACCATACAAAACAAAATCTTCAACACTCGCCTAGAACTGTTCCCAACTATGGCCGAATATTGTCAACACATGAAACTCCTCCATGACCAACTTACTAGCCTCGGTCCACCATCTCTGAAAACCAACTTGTCCAACAGATTCTCACCGGGTTAA